The window GTAGTGGGGGGGTCTGGCCTGGGCTCGTAGGACCCGGATTCCAGTGTGAATGGACCTTGGTGATAACGTCATGTGTTACAGCATCGAGCTACGGGGTCTCTAGGGGAGCTTTGAGGCCCAAGGTCAAGATCTTCTCTAATAGTAAAAGGCAGAGGGAAGCGAGGGCCCCAAGGCGTCCCAGATGGAGGCTGCTGGGCCCAAGACCCTCAGGGAGCCAAGTGCCCAGCCCGCAGTCACTCATGCAGAATGTAAGCCAGAGGGAGCTTGGGCGTCCTCTCGGGTCCTGCTTCCTCCTGATGGCAGCGACCGTTCTTCAGTGGGGGGGAATTCTGGCCAGGGGTCACGGAGTCCAGGCCCATAGCCCCCCAAGGCTGGCAGCCAGAAGCAGCAGGGAGAGGGACGGGGCCTCCCCGGCCTGGCTCCTTTCCTGACAGCCGTCCCCCCGCCAGCCCTGGTAGCAGTGACAGATGAAGTCCCTGCTCAGGGCCTCCCGCTGCCGGGGCCCCAGGTGGCCTTGGATGGAGGCCCGCGTGCGGTTGGCCGCCGTGGCCACGCGGATCTGGAAGGTGCCGGGCTCCAGGTGCAGGTAGCTGGGCGAGTCGGGGGCCCGGCGGCGGCAGCGTCCGTGGCCGCCGCACTGGGCCCGGCTGCAGAGCGTGGCCGCCGTGGTCACGTTCAGCACATACGGGCCCAGCCGGCTCAGCAGGTACCGGCGCATCTTCAGGCAGGtgctctgggggaggggaagcggCCAGAAGGGTGAGACGCTCGGCTGGTTTTAGGGACACAAGGCCCAGAGCGGCTAAAAAATACTTAACCAGGATCCTGGAGCCATTAGAGGCAAAGGCAGGAACTCTGAGGTCGGGCTCGCCCACTACACCCACATGTTCCTGGGTCTGAGACCACCAGGTGAAGGAGCCTCTCAGTCTGAGGGGCATGCTACGTCTAACCTCCGGGTCCTCCTGTGAGGAGCACCGAGGGTCCCTGTCCCCAGGGCAGGAGCTCTGCCCTCCAGCACCTTCCCCCTGCCCCCCCATAGGCGAGCTGTTCCAAGGGGAGGGTCCCCGCCTGTGAGACGGCCCCAGCTCCTGCTGCTCCGGATGCTCAGCTCCTGCTGCTCCCAGCCCCTGGTGGCCGGCTGCCCTCCAGCCCCTGCCAGCCGGAGCTGGGCTGCTACCTGGGAGCAGGCCCTGGAGAGGCAGCCGTCCCGCCTGCCCCCACCACCGGCGCTGAGCCCCTAGCCCTCGGCTTACCTGGTTCCTGGCATAGTCGGCCTCCCCCCAGAGCACCACACCCTGGGCTCCCATGGCAGCTGCTTGACCGATGGTGTGCTCCAGGTCCACctgggagtgggggaagaagggagaacatGCTACTCGTTTCTCAGCCCCAGCCCAGCCTCCCCTGTCCCCATTTCAGCCCTGATGCGTTCCTTATCTCTGGGGCAGCTCCAGCCTTTGGCCCAGGCCCAACTCCTGCTGTTTGGGGGCCTGAGGAGGGCCGGAAGCTGGCCAGGTGCGGCTGCAATGGCTGGGAGAGCCTTTTGGTGTCTCTTCCCTTTGGAGGATGGGCTTGGGGAGTTTATAACGGGAATTCATAGACATTAGAGCCAGAGGGATGTGAAAGAACAtttgagaaagggaggaaagaagaaaggaagaaagtgaggaaagaagcaaggaagaaatgaaaggaaggaaggagaaagaaggggagagggaaaaggagggaaaaaggaagaagaggagagggaaggaggagggagggggcaaggaaaaaaaaaggaaaaaaggaaggaaacaagcatttactagACACCTACAACGTGTCAGgtataagtgctttacaaatatctcatcccATCCTTACAAACCCCTGGGAGGTAGGGGCTATTTTAGCCCACTGGGGGTTATCTCCCCATTTTAGCTGAGAAAATTGAATCAGACAGAAGGCTGAGACTTGCCCCGTGTCACACAgctataaatgtctgaggtcacattggaACCTGGATCTTCAGGGCTCCCTCACGCTCACTGGCTGCCCGAGGGGAGCGATAGGCCCAAATTCCCACAGCTAGTAACAGCAGAGGGGACTCTGAACCCGGCCCCTCTGCCTCCGAGGCCAAGGTTGCTGCCCCGGACCCCGCGGCTCCCACTTGCCCCGTGCCCTGGATGGGCAGTTACAGCTGCAGCCGCCTGGGTCCTGCTGCCCTACACTCCGACGGGCTCTGGTCCGGCCCCCACCTGCGCCAGCTCCTTCAGGGTGTAGGAGTAGAAGGGCCGGGCGTAGACAAAGACGGGCAGGGAGTAGCTGGCAGAGGGGGGCAGCTCGGCCACCCGCAGGGCCTCCCATACTTTGGCCCTCACAAAGCGCTCGCCCTGGGCCGAGCCCCGCAGCACCTCCTCCAGGTAGATGGAGGGGTACAGGGCCCGGCTTTGCTCCCACAGCCAGAGCAGCGCGTCGTTGCGCTGCCGCTCGATGCCCGGGCAGTGCCCCGTGAAGTTCTCGAAGTCCTCCCAGTAGTGGTAGTTGTAGCAATCGGGAAAGAGGTAGTAGCCCCACCAGCCCCCAGGCCTGCGGGCCCTCGCCAGCCTCAGGGTCTCCGACATGAAGCGGGCAGCCGCCGTCTCAAACTCCCACTGGGCCTGGAGCTCCACGCGGCCCGGGGGCCACGAGGGGTACCGCTGGCGCACCAGGCGGGCGGACATGGCGCGGTAGACGCCCTTCTTGTCCCAGTTGCGGACCCAGAGCGGCCGCCAGGTCTCCCAGTCAATGACAGAAAGGCCCGAGAAGGCGCGGGAGGGGATGGCGGCCTCCAGGTCCCGCTCCATGGCCTCGAGGTGGGCCCGGAGGCTGGCGTTCTGTGGGCAGCCGCCGTGTACCGGCAGGGGCACCGGATCCGGGGCCGCCTGGTAGTGTGGGTACAGGCCCAGCTGATGCTGGTAGAAGATGGTGATGTTGCCCCCAGCAAAGACCTCCTGGTCATTGGCCACCACTCCAAAAGGCTCAAGGGGCAGCGGCAGGCTGAAGGCTGTGCGGCAGCGGGAGGTGGGGGCGTTCCAGACCACCAGGAAGGGCTGGTTCTGAAGCACCGGCGACAAGGAGGGCTTCAGGGCATGGGGGTCCGTGGGGCCGGctgaaagcagcagcagcagcagcagcgggaGGCAGAGGCCCAGGGGCCTGGGCTGGCCTTGGGAGCCAAGTGCTGGGGACCTGCAAGGGAGAGAGACACGGAAGTGAGACGGGAGCCCCGCTGGGGTTGGGGGCAGGGGACACTGGGGGGCTCTGGCAGAGGATGGAAACCGGGATCCAAACGCTGATCCAGACCCAGCCAGCCTCTCTTCCCCGGCTGCTCGGGGCAGCCAAGAGGGCCGTGGCTCCAGAACGGGTCTGCTGCTCAGGGCTCTGGgctgggagaagggggggggtccttctttcaggggaaaagaggCAGCAGTGGGGACCCCAACCCTTCCTCCTCAGCCCAGCTCCCCGGCTGGGAGTACATTGTGCCGGGCCCTCCCCATACATCCCTCGCCTGGGCCCCAGGGCAGCTGGTCCCCTTACACCAATTAGCAGTCCCTTCTGCATccacctttcctctcccttctcttctctcccccatcACCTCATTTTCCAGGAAAACACCACCAGCCCCCTCTGATCCTGGACCTCCGAGGTGGGCACCAGTTGGAGAAGGGTAACCATGGCAACCACTGTCTTCCCAAAGCCCCTAACACCCCACACCCCTCCCACCCCCGCAACCTGTGTAGGAATGTAGGTCAGGCTGAGAGCGGAAGGGGGCGGGCGCCTGTGCCTCTGATAGGGTCATCCCTGTGTGTACCCCGGAGTTCTGTGCTCCCTGCTCCAGGCCGTGGGGTGGCCGTCCTCTGTGCCCCTTCCTTGCGGGCCTGAGAGTCTGGGGGAGTCAAAGACAGCCCCCTCACAAGGGAACTAACGGGAGCCTAAACTGCTCCAAGGCACAAGCTGGGCCAGTGTCCCCTCAAGGTCTCCCAGGCCTTCCTTTCCCCAGGAAGCGCTTTTCCTTTCTACCCCAGGGATAACCCACAGCTCAGCCCTTCTCTGCCTTGTTTCCGCCCTAGGAGTCTTGAgtagggaagggaatgagagggGACAAGGGAGAGGAGATAGTTTCTTCAATCAgctaacaagcacttattaaactcCACTGCATGCTGTGGGCTGGTCTCTGGGGTACAAAGACAATGAAATGGTCCTGGACTTCAGGGAGCTTTTAGGAAGAGAGTGCAGGTCGGGAAGACCCAAATAAAACCCAGCTGTagacactaattagctgtgtgactttgggcaaaatggggataataaaagcaactCTAGCCTCGTCCCTGTGGGGATCCAATACTATTTGTAGAAACGTTCAGCAGgggctggcacacagtaggcactatataaatattagactATCTGAGATTATCATACCCTCTATTTGGGGGAGAATATCAGACAtctacaaaacaaatgcaaaataaatacagactAATGTGTGGGGGAGGACACCAGTACCTGGGGGTGGGAAGCAGACCAAGAAAAGTGGAATttggaagaaaattaagaattctaCGAACCAGAGGTTCTGACAGAAGTGAGGAAGTTCCTCATGAGCCCCGTTCTGGGCCCATTGAGAGGCTTTTGGGACATTGGTTTGAAACGTCCAGTCGGTAGCTGGGGAGCAAGAATGAGCCTGGGGCTGCTTGTATCTGGGAGTCATCGACAGAGAGAAGATAATAAATCTCATGgcacagaaagaaaatgatgggCTCTCTAAGTACAGAGGAAAGCCTAGAGGAGAGCATGGGAGTACATCCCTAAGTAGAAGTCATGATATGGATGATAAACCAGCAAAGGAAGCTGAGGACAGACAGATGTCTGTGGGGATGGCCATTTcaggctcttcatgaccccatgtgggattTTCACGGtgaaggtttgccatttcctcattttataggggagAAAATTGATGCAAATGGAGGAGTTAAAGCAACAtacccagctagtgtctgaagctggatttgaacatgagtcttcctgactccaggccggcactctatccactgtgacactcAGGTGTCCCATCACATAGATGGATTAAGAGAGAGTAGTGCCGTAAAAatccagagaggagagaatatccaGAAGAAAGGGTATAAGAAAGAGTAtccaaaagaataattttttctaggtaatttaattctattaataaagtcagcatattattaataaaaggatggtcattggCCGTCTCTCTTAGACTAAAGGCCCTTCATGGCAGTGGGGTCACAGCTTCATGACCTCAAAGAGGAG of the Sarcophilus harrisii chromosome 1, mSarHar1.11, whole genome shotgun sequence genome contains:
- the LOC116422236 gene encoding hyaluronidase-2-like → MVTLLQLVPTSEVQDQRGLVVFSWKMRSPALGSQGQPRPLGLCLPLLLLLLLSAGPTDPHALKPSLSPVLQNQPFLVVDLEHTIGQAAAMGAQGVVLWGEADYARNQSTCLKMRRYLLSRLGPYVLNVTTAATLCSRAQCGGHGRCRRRAPDSPSYLHLEPGTFQIRVATAANRTRASIQGHLGPRQREALSRDFICHCYQGWRGDGCQERSQAGEAPSLSLLLLAASLGGLWAWTP